The following coding sequences are from one Sciurus carolinensis chromosome 11, mSciCar1.2, whole genome shotgun sequence window:
- the LOC124960282 gene encoding uncharacterized protein LOC124960282 isoform X2, with amino-acid sequence MGHFQLQQARIRGQHGQGRCLPVSQTPDRVRLIPSKGTLHSSQINFRTHPSPCAPPTSPYVTTPTSQASKLRLSEARRQAQYCRTQAVFSSRPRQPRPCPDRRYRNELATASDLRDLLFCGHVHVSVHSSFKISKSRGILCASQLPITVTKYLRQSTLREKRFILSHGFRGFSPWLLGVEVHRDWTHLRGRGGWLVSWWPESDQRGASVLLSLPGHTPSDESSPTRPCLLKAPPPPNGTTGWGPLLLTWPLEDI; translated from the exons ATGGGACACTTCCAGCTGCAACAGGCGCGAATAAGAGGTCAGCATGGGCAGGGACGATGCCTCCCAGTTTCCCAAACCCCGGACCGGGTTCGCCTGATTCCCTCCAAAGGGACGCTTCATTCCAGCCAGATCAACTTCAGaacacacccctccccctgcgCTCCACCTACAAGCCCTTACGTGACCACGCCCACTTCACAGGCCAGCAAACTGAGGCTCAGCGAGGCTAGGCGGCAGGCCCAGTATTGCAGAACTCAGGCCGTCTTCTCTTCAAGACCTCGACAGCCCCG GCCTTGTCCTGATCGAAGATACAGAAATGAACTGGCCACGGCCTCCGACCTCCGGGATCTCCTATTTTGCGG acacgtGCACGTGAGTGTACATAGCAGTTTTAAAATCTCCAAATCTAGAGGCATCCTTTGTGCTAGTCAGCTTCCGATCACTGTGACCAagtacctgagacaatcaactttgAGGGAGAAGAGATTCATTTTgtctcatggcttcagaggtttcagtccatggttacttGGTGTTGAAGTACATCGTGACTGGACACATCTACGTGGTAGAGGAGGCTGGTTGGTGTCATGGTGGCCGGAAAGTGATCAGAGAGGGGCCAGTGTCCTGTTgtcccttccagggcacacccccagtgacgaATCTTCCcccaccaggccctgcctcctgaaggccccaccacctcccaatggcaCCACTGGCTGGGGACCACTCCTTCTAACatggcctttggaggacatttag
- the LOC124960282 gene encoding uncharacterized protein LOC124960282 isoform X1, which translates to MGHFQLQQARIRGQHGQGRCLPVSQTPDRVRLIPSKGTLHSSQINFRTHPSPCAPPTSPYVTTPTSQASKLRLSEARRQAQYCRTQAVFSSRPRQPRTSVPSSIRQTFSDSLLHARPCPDRRYRNELATASDLRDLLFCGHVHVSVHSSFKISKSRGILCASQLPITVTKYLRQSTLREKRFILSHGFRGFSPWLLGVEVHRDWTHLRGRGGWLVSWWPESDQRGASVLLSLPGHTPSDESSPTRPCLLKAPPPPNGTTGWGPLLLTWPLEDI; encoded by the exons ATGGGACACTTCCAGCTGCAACAGGCGCGAATAAGAGGTCAGCATGGGCAGGGACGATGCCTCCCAGTTTCCCAAACCCCGGACCGGGTTCGCCTGATTCCCTCCAAAGGGACGCTTCATTCCAGCCAGATCAACTTCAGaacacacccctccccctgcgCTCCACCTACAAGCCCTTACGTGACCACGCCCACTTCACAGGCCAGCAAACTGAGGCTCAGCGAGGCTAGGCGGCAGGCCCAGTATTGCAGAACTCAGGCCGTCTTCTCTTCAAGACCTCGACAGCCCCG GACGAGCGTTCCTTCATCTATCCGGCAAACATTTTCTGACTCCCTCCTCCATGCCAGGCCTTGTCCTGATCGAAGATACAGAAATGAACTGGCCACGGCCTCCGACCTCCGGGATCTCCTATTTTGCGG acacgtGCACGTGAGTGTACATAGCAGTTTTAAAATCTCCAAATCTAGAGGCATCCTTTGTGCTAGTCAGCTTCCGATCACTGTGACCAagtacctgagacaatcaactttgAGGGAGAAGAGATTCATTTTgtctcatggcttcagaggtttcagtccatggttacttGGTGTTGAAGTACATCGTGACTGGACACATCTACGTGGTAGAGGAGGCTGGTTGGTGTCATGGTGGCCGGAAAGTGATCAGAGAGGGGCCAGTGTCCTGTTgtcccttccagggcacacccccagtgacgaATCTTCCcccaccaggccctgcctcctgaaggccccaccacctcccaatggcaCCACTGGCTGGGGACCACTCCTTCTAACatggcctttggaggacatttag
- the Pitpnm1 gene encoding membrane-associated phosphatidylinositol transfer protein 1 isoform X1, translating to MLIKEYHILLPMSLDEYQVAQLYMIQKKSREESSGEGSGVEILANRPYTDGPGGSGQYTHKVYHVGSHIPGWFRALLPKAALQVEEESWNAYPYTRTRYTCPFVEKFSIEIETYYLPDGGQQPNVFNLSGAERRQRILDTIDIVRDAVAPGEYKAEEDPRLYRSVKTGRGPLTDDWARTAAKTGPLMCAYKLCKVEFRYWGMQAKIEQFIHDVGLRRVMLRAHRQAWCWQDEWTELSMADIRALEEETARMLAQRMAKCNTGSEGPEVQPPGKPNTEARSGASNAGTPDGPEAPAGPDASPDASFGKQWSSSSRSSYSSQHGGGVSPQSLSEWRMQNIARDSENSSEEEFFDAHEGFSDSDEVFPKEMTKWNSNDFIDAFASPTEAEGAPDPGVEATKDMEDRARVPRDSEGPDGAGDLGAEACAVHALFLILHSGNILDSGPGDANSKQADVQTLSSSFEAVTRIHFPEALGHVALRLVPCPPICAAAYALVSNLSPYSHDGDSLSRSQDHIPLAALPLLATSSSRYQGAVATVIARTNQAYAAFLRSSEGAGFCGQVVLIGDGVGGILGFDALCHSANAGTGSRGSSRRGSMNNELLSPEVGPVRDPLADGAEALGRASPEPSALLAQRTPSDMTSSEPEGSQNSLQAIPAPSSSGEPRRASTASCPPAASSEAPDGPTNAARLDFKVSGFFLFGSPLGLVLALRKTVMPALEVAQMRPACEQIYNLFHAADPCASRLEPLLAPKFQAIAPLAVPRYQKFPLGDGSSLLLADTLQTHSSLFLEELEMMVPSTPTSASGAFWKGSELGSEPAAQPAAPSTTSEVVRILERWWGTKRIDYSLYCPEALTAFPTVTLPHLFHASYWESADVVAFILRQVIEKERPHLAECEEPSIYSPAFPREKWQRKRTQVKIRNVTSNHRASDTVVCEGRPQVLNGRFMYGPLDVVTLTGEKVDVYVMTQPLSGKWIHFGTEVTNSSGRLTFPVPSERALGIGVYPVRMVVRGDHTYAECCLTVVARGTEAVVFSIDGSFTASVSIMGSDPKVRAGAVDVVRHWQDAGYLIVYVTGRPDMQKHRVVAWLSQHNFPHGVVSFCDGLTHDPLRQKAMFLQSLVQEVELNIVAGYGSPKDVAVYAALGLSPSQTYIVGRAVRKLQAQCQFLSDGYVAHLGQLEAGSHSHTPSGPPRAALAKSSYGVAAPVDFLRKQSQLLRSRGPSQAEREGPGTPPSTLARGKARSISLKLDSEE from the exons ATGCTCATCAAGGAGTACCACATCCTGCTGCCCATGAGCCTGGACGAGTACCAGGTGGCCCAGCTCTACATGATCCAG AAAAAGAGCCGGGAGGAGTCCAGTGGTGAGGGCAGCGGTGTGGAGATCCTGGCCAACCGGCCCTACACGGATGGCCCCGGGGGGAGCGGGCAGTACACACACAAAGTGTACCACGTGGGCTCCCACATCCCAGGCTGGTTCCGGGCACTGCTGCCCAAGGCTGCCCTGCAGGTAGAGGAGGAATCCTGGAACGCATACCCCTACACACGAACCCG GTATACCTGCCCCTTCGTGGAGAAATTCTCCATTGAGATAGAGACCTATTACCTGCCTGATGGGGGGCAGCAACCAAATGTCTTCAACCTGAGTGGGGCTGAGAGGAGACAGCGCATCCTGG ACACCATTGACATCGTGCGGGATGCAGTGGCCCCAGGCGAGTACAAAGCTGAAGAGGACCCCCGGCTGTACCGCTCAGTCAAAACAGGCCGAGGACCCCTGACTGATGACTGGGCACGGACGGCAGCCAAGACGGGACCCCTCATGTGTGCCTACAAGCTGTGCAAGGTGGAGTTCCGCTACTGGGGCATGCAGGCCAAGATCGAGCAGTTCATCCATGATGTTG GTCTGCGCAGGGTGATGCTGCGGGCCCACCGCCAGGCCTGGTGCTGGCAGGATGAGTGGACAGAGCTGAGCATGGCTGACATCCGGGCACTAGAGGAGGAGACCGCCCGTATGCTGGCCCAGCGCATGGCCAAGTGCAACACTGGCAGTGAGGGGCCAGAGGTCCAGCCCCCTGGGAAACCCAACACTGAGGCCCGATCGGGGGCCAGCAATGCAGGCACCCCCGACGGGCCAGAGGCCCCTGCTGGCCCCGACGCCTCGCCTGATGCCAGTTTTGGGAAGCAGTGGTCCTCGTCCTCTCGTTCCTCCTACTCATCCCAGCATGGAG GGGGCGTGTCTCCCCAGAGTTTATCTGAGTGGCGCATGCAGAACATCGCCCGAGACTCCGAGAACAGCTCTGAGGAAGAGTTCTTTGATGCCCATG AAGGCTTCTCAGATAGTGATGAGGTCTTCCCCAAGGAAATGACCAAGTGGAACTCCAATGACTTCATTGATGCCTTTGCCTCCCCAACGGAAGCAGAGGGGGCACCAG ACCCTGGAGTTGAGGCAACTAAAGACATGGAAGACAGAGCCCGAGTACCCAGGGACTCGGAG GGCCCGGATGGCGCCGGGGACCTTGGGGCCGAGGCGTGTGCAGTGCACGCCCTCTTCCTCATCTTGCACAGCGGCAACATCCTGGACTCGGGCCCCGGAGACGCCAACTCCAAGCAGGCAGATGTGCAGACCCTGAGCTCCAGCTTCGAGGCCGTCACCCGCATCCACTTCCCTGAGGCCCTGGGCCACGTGGCCCTGCGCCTGGTGCCCTGCCCACCCATCTGTGCCGCCGCCTATGCCCTTGTCTCCAA CCTGAGCCCCTACAGCCATGATGGTGACAGCCTGTCCCGCTCCCAGGACCACATTCCGCTGGCTGCCCTGCCACTGCTGGCCACCTCGTCTTCCCGCTACCAGGGCGCCGTGGCCACCGTCATTGCCCGCACCAACCAGGCCTACGCAGCCTTCCTGCGCTCATCGGAGGGTGCTGGCTTCTGTGGGCAG GTGGTGCTGATTGGAGACGGCGTTGGTGGCATCCTGGGCTTTGATGCGCTCTGCCACAGTGCCAACGCGGGCACAGGGAGTCGGGGCAGCAGCCGCCGTGGGAGCATG AACAATGAGCTGCTTTCCCCGGAGGTCGGCCCAGTGCGGGACCCGCTGGCAGATGGGGCGGAGGCACTAGGTCGAGCCAGTCCCGAACCCTCAGCCCTGCTTGCCCAGCGCACCCCCAGCGACATGACCAGTTCCGAGCCTGAGGGCTCTCAGAACAG CCTGCAGGCGATCCCTGCACCCTCCTCCTCCGGGGAGCCCCGGCGGGCTAGCACAGCCTCCTGCCCACCGGCTGCCAGCTCTGAGGCTCCTGATGGGCCCACCAATGCTGCCCGCCTGGACTTCAAGGTCTCTGGCTTCTTCCTCTTTGGCTCCCCACTGGGCCTGGTGCTGGCTCTGCGCAAGACTGTGATGCCCGCCTTAGAGG TGGCCCAGATGCGCCCAGCCTGTGAGCAGATCTACAACCTCTTCCATGCGGCTGATCCCTGCGCTTCCCGCCTGGAGCCCCTGCTGGCCCCCAAGTTCCAGGCCATTGCCCCACTGGCTGTGCCCCGCTACCAGAAGTTCCCCCTGGGAGACGGCTCATCCCTGCTGCTGG CCGACACCCTGCAGACCCATTCCAGCCTCTTCCTGGAAGAGCTGGAGATGATGGTGCCCTCAACACCCACCTCGGCCAGTGGCGCTTTCTGGAAGGGCAGTGAGTTAGGCAGCGAGCCAGCAGCGCAGCCAGCGGCACCCAGCACGACCAGCGAGGTGGTTCGGA TCCTCGAGCGCTGGTGGGGGACCAAGCGGATCGACTACTCGCTGTACTGCCCAGAGGCGCTCACCGCCTTTCCCACGGTCACGCTGCCCCACCTCTTCCACGCCAGCTACTGGGAGTCGGCTGATGTTGTGGCCTTCATCCTGCGCCAG GTGATCGAGAAGGAGCGGCCACACCTAGCAGAGTGTGAGGAGCCGTCCATCTACAGCCCTGCTTTCCCCAGGGAGAAGTGGCAGCGCAAACGCACGCAGGTCAAGATCCGA AATGTCACTTCCAACCACCGGGCGAGTGACACCGTAGTGTGTGAGGGCCGACCCCAGGTGCTGAATGGGCGCTTTATGTATGGACCCTTGGACGTGGTCACGCTCACTGGAGAGAAG GTGGATGTCTATGTCATGACACAACCGCTGTCAGGCAAGTGGATCCACTTTGGCACGGAGGTCACCAACAGCTCAGGCCGCCTCACCTTCCCGGTGCCCTCCGAGCGTGCGCTGGGCATCGGTGTCTACCCTGTGCGCATGGTGGTCAG GGGCGACCACACTTATGCGGAGTGCTGCCTGACGGTGGTGGCCCGCGGCACGGAGGCCGTGGTCTTCAGCATTGATGGCTCCTTCACCGCCAGCGTTTCCATCATGGGCAGCGACCCCAAGGTGCGCGCGGGCGCTGTGGACGTGGTCAG GCACTGGCAGGACGCAGGCTACCTGATCGTGTATGTCACGGGTCGGCCTGATATGCAGAAGCACCGCGTGGTGGCGTGGCTGTCCCAGCATAACTTCCCCCACGGCGTCGTCTCTTTCTGTGATGGCCTCACCCATGACCCCCTGCGCCAGAAGGCAATGTTTCTGCAGAGCCTGGTGCAGGAG GTGGAACTGAACATTGTAGCCGGCTATGGGTCCCCCAAAGATGTGGCTGTGTACGCAGCATTGGGCCTGTCCCCCAGCCAGACGTACATCGTGGGCCGTGCGGTCAGGAAGCTGCAGGCACAGTGCCAG TTCCTGTCGGACGGCTACGTAGCCCACCTGGGCCAGCTGGAGGCAGGCTCCCACTCTCACACCCCCTCCGGACCCCCGCGAGCTGCCTTGGCCAAGAGCAGCTATGGAGTGGCTGCCCCTGTGGACTTCCTGCGCAAGCAGAGCCAGCTGCTTCGCTCCAGGGGTCCCAGCCAGGCAGAACGGGAGGGCCCAGGAACACCACCCAGCACCCTGGCCCGGGGCAAAGCCCGAAGCATTAGCCTCAAGTTGGACAGTGAGGAGTGA
- the Pitpnm1 gene encoding membrane-associated phosphatidylinositol transfer protein 1 isoform X2 — protein sequence MLIKEYHILLPMSLDEYQVAQLYMIQKKSREESSGEGSGVEILANRPYTDGPGGSGQYTHKVYHVGSHIPGWFRALLPKAALQVEEESWNAYPYTRTRYTCPFVEKFSIEIETYYLPDGGQQPNVFNLSGAERRQRILDTIDIVRDAVAPGEYKAEEDPRLYRSVKTGRGPLTDDWARTAAKTGPLMCAYKLCKVEFRYWGMQAKIEQFIHDVGLRRVMLRAHRQAWCWQDEWTELSMADIRALEEETARMLAQRMAKCNTGSEGPEVQPPGKPNTEARSGASNAGTPDGPEAPAGPDASPDASFGKQWSSSSRSSYSSQHGGGVSPQSLSEWRMQNIARDSENSSEEEFFDAHGFSDSDEVFPKEMTKWNSNDFIDAFASPTEAEGAPDPGVEATKDMEDRARVPRDSEGPDGAGDLGAEACAVHALFLILHSGNILDSGPGDANSKQADVQTLSSSFEAVTRIHFPEALGHVALRLVPCPPICAAAYALVSNLSPYSHDGDSLSRSQDHIPLAALPLLATSSSRYQGAVATVIARTNQAYAAFLRSSEGAGFCGQVVLIGDGVGGILGFDALCHSANAGTGSRGSSRRGSMNNELLSPEVGPVRDPLADGAEALGRASPEPSALLAQRTPSDMTSSEPEGSQNSLQAIPAPSSSGEPRRASTASCPPAASSEAPDGPTNAARLDFKVSGFFLFGSPLGLVLALRKTVMPALEVAQMRPACEQIYNLFHAADPCASRLEPLLAPKFQAIAPLAVPRYQKFPLGDGSSLLLADTLQTHSSLFLEELEMMVPSTPTSASGAFWKGSELGSEPAAQPAAPSTTSEVVRILERWWGTKRIDYSLYCPEALTAFPTVTLPHLFHASYWESADVVAFILRQVIEKERPHLAECEEPSIYSPAFPREKWQRKRTQVKIRNVTSNHRASDTVVCEGRPQVLNGRFMYGPLDVVTLTGEKVDVYVMTQPLSGKWIHFGTEVTNSSGRLTFPVPSERALGIGVYPVRMVVRGDHTYAECCLTVVARGTEAVVFSIDGSFTASVSIMGSDPKVRAGAVDVVRHWQDAGYLIVYVTGRPDMQKHRVVAWLSQHNFPHGVVSFCDGLTHDPLRQKAMFLQSLVQEVELNIVAGYGSPKDVAVYAALGLSPSQTYIVGRAVRKLQAQCQFLSDGYVAHLGQLEAGSHSHTPSGPPRAALAKSSYGVAAPVDFLRKQSQLLRSRGPSQAEREGPGTPPSTLARGKARSISLKLDSEE from the exons ATGCTCATCAAGGAGTACCACATCCTGCTGCCCATGAGCCTGGACGAGTACCAGGTGGCCCAGCTCTACATGATCCAG AAAAAGAGCCGGGAGGAGTCCAGTGGTGAGGGCAGCGGTGTGGAGATCCTGGCCAACCGGCCCTACACGGATGGCCCCGGGGGGAGCGGGCAGTACACACACAAAGTGTACCACGTGGGCTCCCACATCCCAGGCTGGTTCCGGGCACTGCTGCCCAAGGCTGCCCTGCAGGTAGAGGAGGAATCCTGGAACGCATACCCCTACACACGAACCCG GTATACCTGCCCCTTCGTGGAGAAATTCTCCATTGAGATAGAGACCTATTACCTGCCTGATGGGGGGCAGCAACCAAATGTCTTCAACCTGAGTGGGGCTGAGAGGAGACAGCGCATCCTGG ACACCATTGACATCGTGCGGGATGCAGTGGCCCCAGGCGAGTACAAAGCTGAAGAGGACCCCCGGCTGTACCGCTCAGTCAAAACAGGCCGAGGACCCCTGACTGATGACTGGGCACGGACGGCAGCCAAGACGGGACCCCTCATGTGTGCCTACAAGCTGTGCAAGGTGGAGTTCCGCTACTGGGGCATGCAGGCCAAGATCGAGCAGTTCATCCATGATGTTG GTCTGCGCAGGGTGATGCTGCGGGCCCACCGCCAGGCCTGGTGCTGGCAGGATGAGTGGACAGAGCTGAGCATGGCTGACATCCGGGCACTAGAGGAGGAGACCGCCCGTATGCTGGCCCAGCGCATGGCCAAGTGCAACACTGGCAGTGAGGGGCCAGAGGTCCAGCCCCCTGGGAAACCCAACACTGAGGCCCGATCGGGGGCCAGCAATGCAGGCACCCCCGACGGGCCAGAGGCCCCTGCTGGCCCCGACGCCTCGCCTGATGCCAGTTTTGGGAAGCAGTGGTCCTCGTCCTCTCGTTCCTCCTACTCATCCCAGCATGGAG GGGGCGTGTCTCCCCAGAGTTTATCTGAGTGGCGCATGCAGAACATCGCCCGAGACTCCGAGAACAGCTCTGAGGAAGAGTTCTTTGATGCCCATG GCTTCTCAGATAGTGATGAGGTCTTCCCCAAGGAAATGACCAAGTGGAACTCCAATGACTTCATTGATGCCTTTGCCTCCCCAACGGAAGCAGAGGGGGCACCAG ACCCTGGAGTTGAGGCAACTAAAGACATGGAAGACAGAGCCCGAGTACCCAGGGACTCGGAG GGCCCGGATGGCGCCGGGGACCTTGGGGCCGAGGCGTGTGCAGTGCACGCCCTCTTCCTCATCTTGCACAGCGGCAACATCCTGGACTCGGGCCCCGGAGACGCCAACTCCAAGCAGGCAGATGTGCAGACCCTGAGCTCCAGCTTCGAGGCCGTCACCCGCATCCACTTCCCTGAGGCCCTGGGCCACGTGGCCCTGCGCCTGGTGCCCTGCCCACCCATCTGTGCCGCCGCCTATGCCCTTGTCTCCAA CCTGAGCCCCTACAGCCATGATGGTGACAGCCTGTCCCGCTCCCAGGACCACATTCCGCTGGCTGCCCTGCCACTGCTGGCCACCTCGTCTTCCCGCTACCAGGGCGCCGTGGCCACCGTCATTGCCCGCACCAACCAGGCCTACGCAGCCTTCCTGCGCTCATCGGAGGGTGCTGGCTTCTGTGGGCAG GTGGTGCTGATTGGAGACGGCGTTGGTGGCATCCTGGGCTTTGATGCGCTCTGCCACAGTGCCAACGCGGGCACAGGGAGTCGGGGCAGCAGCCGCCGTGGGAGCATG AACAATGAGCTGCTTTCCCCGGAGGTCGGCCCAGTGCGGGACCCGCTGGCAGATGGGGCGGAGGCACTAGGTCGAGCCAGTCCCGAACCCTCAGCCCTGCTTGCCCAGCGCACCCCCAGCGACATGACCAGTTCCGAGCCTGAGGGCTCTCAGAACAG CCTGCAGGCGATCCCTGCACCCTCCTCCTCCGGGGAGCCCCGGCGGGCTAGCACAGCCTCCTGCCCACCGGCTGCCAGCTCTGAGGCTCCTGATGGGCCCACCAATGCTGCCCGCCTGGACTTCAAGGTCTCTGGCTTCTTCCTCTTTGGCTCCCCACTGGGCCTGGTGCTGGCTCTGCGCAAGACTGTGATGCCCGCCTTAGAGG TGGCCCAGATGCGCCCAGCCTGTGAGCAGATCTACAACCTCTTCCATGCGGCTGATCCCTGCGCTTCCCGCCTGGAGCCCCTGCTGGCCCCCAAGTTCCAGGCCATTGCCCCACTGGCTGTGCCCCGCTACCAGAAGTTCCCCCTGGGAGACGGCTCATCCCTGCTGCTGG CCGACACCCTGCAGACCCATTCCAGCCTCTTCCTGGAAGAGCTGGAGATGATGGTGCCCTCAACACCCACCTCGGCCAGTGGCGCTTTCTGGAAGGGCAGTGAGTTAGGCAGCGAGCCAGCAGCGCAGCCAGCGGCACCCAGCACGACCAGCGAGGTGGTTCGGA TCCTCGAGCGCTGGTGGGGGACCAAGCGGATCGACTACTCGCTGTACTGCCCAGAGGCGCTCACCGCCTTTCCCACGGTCACGCTGCCCCACCTCTTCCACGCCAGCTACTGGGAGTCGGCTGATGTTGTGGCCTTCATCCTGCGCCAG GTGATCGAGAAGGAGCGGCCACACCTAGCAGAGTGTGAGGAGCCGTCCATCTACAGCCCTGCTTTCCCCAGGGAGAAGTGGCAGCGCAAACGCACGCAGGTCAAGATCCGA AATGTCACTTCCAACCACCGGGCGAGTGACACCGTAGTGTGTGAGGGCCGACCCCAGGTGCTGAATGGGCGCTTTATGTATGGACCCTTGGACGTGGTCACGCTCACTGGAGAGAAG GTGGATGTCTATGTCATGACACAACCGCTGTCAGGCAAGTGGATCCACTTTGGCACGGAGGTCACCAACAGCTCAGGCCGCCTCACCTTCCCGGTGCCCTCCGAGCGTGCGCTGGGCATCGGTGTCTACCCTGTGCGCATGGTGGTCAG GGGCGACCACACTTATGCGGAGTGCTGCCTGACGGTGGTGGCCCGCGGCACGGAGGCCGTGGTCTTCAGCATTGATGGCTCCTTCACCGCCAGCGTTTCCATCATGGGCAGCGACCCCAAGGTGCGCGCGGGCGCTGTGGACGTGGTCAG GCACTGGCAGGACGCAGGCTACCTGATCGTGTATGTCACGGGTCGGCCTGATATGCAGAAGCACCGCGTGGTGGCGTGGCTGTCCCAGCATAACTTCCCCCACGGCGTCGTCTCTTTCTGTGATGGCCTCACCCATGACCCCCTGCGCCAGAAGGCAATGTTTCTGCAGAGCCTGGTGCAGGAG GTGGAACTGAACATTGTAGCCGGCTATGGGTCCCCCAAAGATGTGGCTGTGTACGCAGCATTGGGCCTGTCCCCCAGCCAGACGTACATCGTGGGCCGTGCGGTCAGGAAGCTGCAGGCACAGTGCCAG TTCCTGTCGGACGGCTACGTAGCCCACCTGGGCCAGCTGGAGGCAGGCTCCCACTCTCACACCCCCTCCGGACCCCCGCGAGCTGCCTTGGCCAAGAGCAGCTATGGAGTGGCTGCCCCTGTGGACTTCCTGCGCAAGCAGAGCCAGCTGCTTCGCTCCAGGGGTCCCAGCCAGGCAGAACGGGAGGGCCCAGGAACACCACCCAGCACCCTGGCCCGGGGCAAAGCCCGAAGCATTAGCCTCAAGTTGGACAGTGAGGAGTGA